AGGAAGAGCTTCGAGTTGCTCATGCACTTAGCGACCACTTCCGGATGCTTTTCAATCCGCTTGAACGAAGCCAAGGCGGCGGCGGCGTTCGATGGCGGCATACCAACGCTGAACACGAAGCCCGGAGCCGTGTACTTGAGGTACTCGATCATCGTCTTCTTACCGGCGATGTAACCACCGCAACTACCCAGCGATTTGCTGAGGGTCGCCATCAGGAAGTCGATTCGCGAACCAGGAATGCCGTAGTGTTCGCAGATCCCGCGGCCCGTCTTGCCCATCGTTCCGATCGAGTGGGCTTCGTCGACGAACAGCATCGCCTTGTACTTCTCTTTGATCTCGACCAGCTTCGGCAGATCGCAGTAGTCGCCATCCATGCTGTAAACGCCTTCGACGACGATCACCGCGCGGCGATACTTGCCACGCACTTCCGCCAACATGCGTTCGCATGCGGCCGTGTCGTTGTGCGGAAAGGCGCGTCGCTGGGCACCCGACAAAATACAGCCTTGCACCAGGCTGTTATGGGCCAGTTCGTCATGCAGGATCAAGTCACCCGGGCTCATCAGGTGCCCGATCGTCGTTTCGTTGGTCGAGTGACCACCGACGAAACAGACCGAAGACTCGACACCCAGGAACTCGGCGATCTTTCGTTCCAGCTCGCCATGGATCGTCTTCTCGCCCGAGACCACACGGCTGGCCGAGACGCTGGTACCAAACGTATCGACCGCCGCTTTGGCCGCGGCGGTAACTTCCGGATCACCACTGCTGCCCAGGTAGTTGTAGCTGCTGAAGCAGATGAACTCGCGACCGTCGATGATCGCCGTGTCGCGGGTCGTCCCTTCGTGCACATCGAAGTACGGACTATCCATCCCCATACGGGCGAACGTCGCAATACGATCTTGCAGAGCGACCACTTCCGGGAACTGATCGGTCTGGAATTCTGAGTCAGGAATGTCTTCGATGGCCCGAGCCGGTTTTTCTTTCGCAGCCGGGGAGGTGGATGCCTCGCCCGACGAAGCAGTGAAGTCCCCTTCGACGCCGATCAGTCCTGCCACGGCCGTAGCCAGGCTGGTGACCGTGGTGTCTTGCGAGAACTCTTCGACCGGAATATCGACATCGAGTTCGGCTTCGATCGCGTTCTTCAGCTCGATCCCCATCAGCGAGTCGAGCCCCATCTCGGCCAATGGCTTGGCCCGATCGATCTGCGACGCGGCGATGCCTAGCGTCTTCGCGGCTTGATCGGCGACGTAGTCCGAGATCATCGAGGCCCGTTTCTCTTCGTCGGCCGATTGCAATCGGTCGCGAAGCGAACCACCAACGGCGGTCGCGGCGGTTCGTTCCTGTCGATGAATCTTGGCCAGTTCATCGAGCAGCCTTGGATGCTTGTTGCGGCCGAACTGCTTCAGGAACTTGTTCCACTCGACCGGGAATACACCCACGTTGGCATGTCGCGTTGGAAGCAGTTCTTCCATTGCCAACAAGCCTTGTGGCGGAGCAATCATGCCCAAGCCAATCCCCGCGAACCGACGAGCATCGGTTCCCTTGGCCATACCACCACCGCTCCATGGTCCCCAGTTGATGCTAAGGCCTGTCAGACCTTCAGCCCGTCGGCCAGCACACAAGGCATCCATGAACGCATTGGCTGCGGCGTAGTTGGCCTGACCGGGCGAGCCAATCATGGCGGCGATCGACGAAAAGCAGACAAAGTAATCGAGCGGCAACTCGCGGGTCTGCTGATGCAGGTACCACGAACCGTCGACCTTCGCCGGCAACACCTTCGAGAATCGCTCCCACGATTGCTGCGGAATGGTGGCATCGTCCAGCACACCGGCCGCGTGGAACACGCCTGCCAGGGGCGGCAGTTCGGTTTGTACATAACCCAACGCCGCGGCGACCTGATCGCTTTGCGCGGCATCCATGGTCAGTACCGAGATCTTCGCCCCTTCGTTTTCCCACTGGGCGATGCGTTCGGCGGCTTCTTCGTTCGCCTTTCCGCTGCGACTGGTCAGCACCACGCTCTTCGCGCCCTGGTCAACCAGCCACTGCGTGACCTCCAGACCAATGGCACCGGTACCACCAGTGATCAGGTACGAAGCATCCCCACGCACCAGCGGACGCTCGCTGGTGGGCGGAGTCATCTGCAGCACCACCTTGCCCAGGTGCTTGGCTTGCTGCATGAAGCGGAACGCCTCGACGGCGTCTTCAATGCGATAGGCTTGCAGCGGAAGGGGTGCCAGTTGATGCGATTCAAATTGCGGCAGCAGTTCGGTCAGCATCTCGGCGATCAGCCCTGGTGCTTTGCGTTCTTCGTCGCCCAGATCGAATGGGAAGTACTCTGCCTTCGGACGCAACTCGGCGACCTGTTCGGCAGTCCAGATCCCGATCTTGCCGATCTCGACAAATCGTCCCTTGGCGGACAGGCACTCAAAGCTCTTCGGAATGAACTCTTGGTTCAAGCTGTTCAGGACGACATCGACCCCTTGGCCATCGGTATCATCCAGAACCTGCTGACTGAACAGCGTCGTTCGCGAGTCGTAAATATGCTTGATACCCAGCGAGCGGAGGAAGTCCCACTTGCCTTGGCTTGCGGTCGCATAGATCTCGGCGCCGACTGCTTGGGCGATTGCCACGGCGGCCTGACCAACACCACCAGCGGCGGCGTGGATGAGAACGCGTTCTCCCTTGCGAAGCTTCGCCAGACGCACCAAACCGTAGTGAGCCGTTAGAAATGCCAGCGGAATGGTCGCGGCTTCGTCGAAGCTCTGATTGCTCGGCTTCTTGGCGACGTAGTTCTGATCGACCAGCAAATGGCTCGTCATGCTGGCGGTCGAAAGGGCGATGACTTCGTCACCCACCTTCAGGTTCTTCACCTTACTGCCAACAGCCGTGATGACGCCGCTTCCTTCGAAGCCAAACGTCACGTCAGCTTCGCTGAGAATGCCGATCTCTTTTTCGTATTCCTGAAGCATACCCAAGGCACGCAGCACATCGCGGAAGTTCAAGCCGGACGCCTTCACGGCGATCTCGACTTCGGTCTCGCCAGGAGCGGTTCGCGGCTTGGAGACCAGTTCCAGGTTGGTCAGCATGCCGAACTTCTTCAGGCCGAGCTGATACGACTGCTCTGGCACGGTCAGCTCGCCATCGTCTGCCAAACGCATTGGCATCAAGCGTGCCGAGAAACGCCGCTCGCCTCGCAAGGCAATTTCGGTTTCGGCATCGGGGACCCAGACTTCGCCGAACAAACGTCCGGCCGACTCGCGATCGGCGGCGTCGACATCGACCCGGGTGCACTGCAGCTTCGGCATCTCGTTGGCGATCACGCCTGCCAGACCCCATGTCGCGGCTTCCAGCGGGTGACCAATCTTGTCGCCCGCAAAGACCTGCTGGCCTGACAACGTCACGACATACAACCGTGGTGCCTGGTCTTCCAACGCACCCAAGGCCTGGGCGACGTGCAGTAGTCCCTGGCAACCGAGGGCATGATCGACCATTGATTCGTCGGCCTTGCCTGACAAATCTTGCTGAGCCCACAGATAGATAACGCCGCGTAGTTTGCGATTGCCACCCAGCTTCAGCGATTCCAGCAGATCGGCGAACTGCGACGGTTCGGCCGGATCGAGCGTGGCGTCTTGCGGTCCGAATTCCAGTTCCGTGCCTGGAGCGATTTCCATCACGTGCTGCTTGCGCTGCCGCAACTGATCGACCAGGTACTCGGTCATCGGACGGCCATCACCGAAGACAAGCCAGACCGATTCGTCCGCTTCATCAACCGTCAACGGCTTGCCGATACGATGCGTTTCGAGCCATTGCACTTCGTGGTACCAACGATCGACATCGGCGACCAAACGCTTCTGTAGATCGATCTTCGCCAACCGGGCCAGCTTCAAGCCGCGAACTTCGGCAAGCACTTCCCCTTCTTCGTTGGCGAGAATGATATCGGCTTCGACCTGAGGCATTCGCCCTGGCTTGCGGCCGGTAATCTTCGACCAGCAAGCAACCCGCTGCGGCGAATGTTCTTCAAAGCAGGTGATGCTTTGCACACCGATCGGAATGAACGTCGTGCCCGGCGTGAGGTCGTCGGCCAGCAAGCTGCCCACCGTCTGGAAGCAAGCGTCCAACAGGGCAGGGTGGAGGCTGTAGTTGCGAGCGTCGCTTTGCAGTTCGGACGGCAACGCGACTTCCGCCAGCGATTCGCCATCGCCATTGCCCAGGCGTTTGATGCCCTGGAAGGCGTGACCATACTGCAAACCACTTTGCTTCGCGCCGAGATAAAACTCGTCGACTTCGACCTGCTTCTCCATGCGGAAGAAGACATCTTGCAGCTCGGCCTTTTCAGGACGAGCCGTGGCCGGAGCAATTTTACCGGCGGCATGCAGCTTCCAGATGGTGTCGTTGTCGTCGGACGTTTCCGCACTAAGGATACGGAACGAAGCATAGCCGAACTCTTCCGGCAATAAGATGACTTGGATCGTCTTCGAATGCTGTTGTTCGAAGACCAATGGCTGCTGAACGGTCATCTGCTCGACCGCGAACAGGCCTGATTCGAACTGCGCTTTAGCGGCCGCCAACGCCAGCTCTACGTAGCCTGTCGCTGGGAAGACCGGATTGCCGAACAGCTGGTGATCGTTCAGATAGGCCGGGAAGCCAGGGGCCAGGTTCGTCTGGAACAAGACCTCGTCGGTCGCGGTCGGAATCTTGACGCCCAACAGCGGATGCGAAGTCCGCGTTGGCATCAACCCAACCCCGGTTCCGAAGTCATCGCCACTGGAGACCGGCATCGTGTCAGGAGCCCAATAGCGGCTCCGCACGAACGGATAGGTCGGCAGTTCAACGCGACCAAACTGATACGGTGCATCGAACGACTTCCAATCGATCGCCACGCCCAACTGGTACAACTCGCCAACCGAATCGAGCAAGATCTGCCAGTCGTCACGACCGCTGCGAAGGCTCGGTAGCCAAGCGTTCTCTTTGCCTGGCACGCTCACGCGGCCGAGGCTTGAAAGAACGGGCTGCGGACCGACTTCGATAAAGACGTTGCCACCCTTGGCGGCGATGGCTTGGATACCATCGGCGAAACGGACTGCTTCCCGCAGATGCTGACGCCAGTACTCCGGCTTGGTGAACGCATCTTTGCTCAACTGACCGGTCAGGTTCGCCGCGATCGGGAACGACGCCGGCTTCATGGCAATGGCGGAAACGGCTTGCTGGAACTCTTCCAGGATCGGTTCCATCAACTGCGAATGGAACGCGTGCGAAACGGTCAGACGCGTGGCCCGAATGCCTTCGTTCTGACAAAGGGTCGCCACTTCGTCGATTGCTTCGGCAGCACCGCTTAGTACGGTCTGCTGCGGGCTATTCACCGCCGCGACGTTGACCTTCTTCGACAAACCATTGAGCAGCGTCTCAACCCGATCGGAAGCAGCCGACACGGCCAGCATCGCACCGCCAGCCGGCAGGCTTTGCATCAGCTTGCCACGCAAGGCAATCAGTTTCAAAGCATCTTCCAACGTGAAGACACCCGCAACACACGCCGCGACATATTCGCCGACGCTATGACCGATGGCCATGCTGGGGGAAACACCCCACGACAACCACAACTGAGCCAAGGCGTATTCGGTCGCGAACAACGTTGGCTGCGACATGGCCGTTTGATGAATCGTTTCGTCGCCTGCTTCGCCGAACAGAACGTCCAGCAGCGGAACGTCGTACTTGGCGAGTTCGCTGGCACAGCGATCGATCGCGTCGCGATAGACTGGCTGCGTGTCGTACAGCTTCCGTCCCATGCCGACGTACTGCGAGCCCTGACCGGTGAACAGGAACACCACCTTGTTACGGCGACGAACGGGTTCGCTGGCGGATGATGCCTTCGAGCCCTTCTCGACCAGCTTGTTCAAGCCGGCGATCGCATCTTCCTTCGTCGCGGCAGTGATCGCGGCACGCACCTCCAGCGTCGAACGGCCAGTGGTCGCACTATGAGCCAGATCGGCCAGCGAGACGGCATCGCTTTGCAGCGTTTCCAGGTAACGCTCCGCCAGCAGCGGCAACGCATCGGCGGTTTGCGTCGAAACCGGGATCAGGTGGCGCGGTCGTTCGGCCTGAGGGGCATCGACTGTCTTGGCTGGCTTCGAGACGTAATCGCCGACGATCACATGGCAGTTGGTGCCACCAAAACCGAAAGCACTGACGCCAGCCAAACGATTGCCTGGGGCGGCATTCCATTCGGTTGGCTGGGTGACGATTTCGACGTTGGCGTCGCTTAAATCGATGTAAGGATTCAGCGTCTCGAAATTGAGATGAGGAGGAATCTTGCCCTTGCTGACCGCCAGGATCAGCTTCAACAAACCGGCAACACCGGCGGCCGATTCCAAGTGACCAATGTTCGTTTTCACGCTTCCCAAGCGAAGTGGCTGCTTGGCGTCGCGCTGCATCCCGAGGACATTCTTCAGGCTCCGTACTTCGATCGGATCGCCCAGCGAAGTCCCAGTCCCGTGTGCCTCGATCAGTTCGATCGATTGCGGCTCGACACCAGCATCGGCCAACGCTGCGTGAAGGACCTCTTGCTGCGACGGACCATTCGGCGCGGTCAGCCCGTTGGTGAGACCATCCTGGTTCACGGCGGTACCATGGATGACAGCGAGGATGCGATCGCCATCGCGCTCGGCATCGCTCAGTCGCTTCAGAATGACGGCACCGCAGCCTTCGCCACGGACGTAGCCATCGGCCTTGGCATCAAAGGTTTTGCAGCGACCATCGGGGGCCATCATGCGGGCCTGGCAGAAGGTGATCGTGCCTTCAGGCGTCAGAATCAAGTTCACGCCGGCGGCCACGGCCAGATCGGTCTCGCCTGCTTCGAGGGCCTGGCAAGCCAAGTGCGCCGCGACCAGCGACGAACTGCAAGCGGTATCAACCGCGATGCTTGGTCCGCGGAAGTTGTAGAGATAGCTCAATCGATTGGCGGCGATCGAAAGACTGGTGCCGGTCGCGCTGTAGGCATTCAGCGAATCGAGCCCGCGGAACATCAACCGCGCATAGTCGCTGTTGCTGATACCGACGTACACACCGGTAGCGCTGTCACCTAGCGATTTGACAGGGATGCCGGCGTTCTCGAACGCTTCCCAGGTCACTTCCAACAGCAGTCGCTGCTGCGGATCCATTTTCTCGGCTTCGCGTCCGCTGATACCGAAGAGGGTCGGATCGAAGTCGCTGACGTTGCCCAGAAAGCCACCGCGACGCGTATACATCTTGCCGGGCGTGGCTGGTTCCGGGTCGTACAGACGATCGACATCCCACCGATCTGGCGGGACCTCGACGATGGCGTCGCGACCTTCGATTAGCAGATTCCAGAAGGCATCCGGGCCGTCGGCACCGGGCAAACGACAACCGATTCCGATAACGGCAATCGGTTCATGTTTTGGCTGCATCGAAAAGGCTTCCGTCGCAGGTGGATAGGAGCAGGCACGCCAACGGCAGACATTGGGTCAGTTGGCTATTTCTGGCCCGCAAGATAGTTCGAGAATTCTTCGATCGTGGGGTAATCGTAAACGATCGTGGGATCGATTCGTTTACCGAGCCAGGTCTCCAAATCGCCCGTCATCCCGATGGCCGTGGCCGAATCGAGGGCGAAGGAATCGAAGGTAGCGCTAGGGTCAATGGTGTTGGGATTCGTTTCCAACAGCTTGGCTAGATAATCGATAATCCAATCTTGGATTTCTTCCGCGGACTTAGGCGCATCGCCGGAAGGTGCGGACTGATCGGCTGTCATTGATCACCTCGTGACTAAAGGGTAACACGCCAGTTTACCCGTTATTCACCCGATCGACCACTGACCCAACCGAACGTTTTGATCTCTGGGGAATCGACGTGGGTGGTGCCGACAGCACCCACAAACCCTTCGCACGGAACGAGTTCCATCAATCGAACCGACGGCGTATTGGGGAAGACATGAAAATGATTGACCACCTTCCGAGCATCCGGGGCCAGCAGATCGAGGGTAACCCGGTCGAGAGGAGCCCGTAGCCCGACGCCAATCGTCTTCAGATAGGCTTCTTTGTGGGTCCAAAACCGCAGGAAATGGCGATGCTGCTCGGTTTCCTGGTGGGCACAGATATCTTTGCGTTCCGCGTCGGAGAGACATCGTTCGAGCATGCTGGCGAAGCTGCGTACCTCGCGGATGCGTTCGATATCGACCCCAACTTCTGCCCCTTTGGTCACTGCCACGACCGCCAGTTCGCTCGAATGCGTCAGGTTGAACTGAAGCGTTCCGGCTTGGCCGGTGATGACGTTTGGCTTGCCGTAACTGCTTGCCTGGTAAGCGATTTTGGCAGGTACTACGCCCAAATAACGTGACAAGATGTCGCGCAGGGCCGCGTGATAGACGACGTACTGCTGGGCGAGGTTTTCCGTGAAGAACTTCGATGCCCGCAGTTGCTCGGCGTCTGAGAGGCTTTTATGAAGCTGGTCGACGTCGGCCAAGCCGTCTTCAAGCGAGACCCGCCAAAGGTGCAGATCGTTGGTTCCTATTTCCAATTGCCGAGCAGGAAGCGGCAAAGGAAACGGCTTGGTGGAAAGTTGAATCATCGGTGGTGGGCCCGTTCGGGGGGGTGCCATGATCGGACATTCATCCGCAATATGGTCGAATTCGGCGAAATGCTGGGTCTGCGGCCATTGTTTCCAGGTCGAGAAGCGTAATCAGCAGAACCCCAATAGCTTCGCGCGATCGCAGCCAAAGGATACTTCACACCCATCGCAGAGGTGGAAATTACGCTAAATTCACTCGATCTCCCAGATTCACGTCGCTCCGAATAGGACCTAAATCGACTGGAGCAGGAGGGAAGCCTAGGCGAACTAGACCAAATATTCCGGCTCCAAGCAAGCGGCGCCAATCCCCACCAACGAGCGATCCCCCTGAAAGGGCCGCTCGGGCTAGCACTGACGTTGCGAGAAGATTATCGCAAAACCGATCGAAAGGTTGAGCTGATTTTCGCCAGATTTCGCGCGACAAGTCGTTTGAGACGCAACTTTTACATTGCCCAGACTATCTACCCGGCATACCGGGTGGGGTCGGGCAACCCGTGAGCAGAGAAGGCTTCTTTCCGTTCGACACACGCTCCGCACTTTCCACAATGCAGTTCGAGACCCTTGTAACAGGTCCAAGTCTTCTCGAACGGAACACCCAAATCGAAGCCTCGTTTGGCGATCTCGCCTTTGTCCATATGCACGAAGGGTCGCCATAGCTCGATCGGATTCCAGTCGCACAGCCGGGCCGCGTTGTCCATAGCATCGGCAAATTCAGGCCGGCAGTCGGGATAGATCGCATGGTCGCCGCTATGGGCACCATAGGCGACCGCCTGACACTTGTTGCTGGCCGCCCAGGCAATCGCCACCGAAAGCAGGATCATGTTTCGATTCGGGACGACCGTCTGCTTCATGCTCTCTTCGGCGTAATGCCCTTCCGGGATTTCCATCTCACGGCCGGAAAGACTGTTGTTGCCGAAGATCGGGTTGATAGCCGACAGATCGGCGACCTGGTGCGGAACGCCGACCCCTTCGCAAAGTTGCCGGGCAAAGTCGAGCTCTTTCACGTGGCGCTGGCCGTAATCGACCGAGATGGCCCAGGCCTCGTGACCTTCGTCCAGAATGTGATAAAGCAGTGTTGCCGAATCCATTCCGCCCGACACCACCGCGACAACCTTCGCCATTTGCAGCTCCGTAGAAAGCCAGATTTGAATCCAATCCAGTCTAGCGCAGTTGACTGCGATCGAGAACCAGCGAATCGAGGTTGCCCCCGCCTAAAAAACTTGCAAATCGGGCGAATCTTCCGTTACACTGACCTGCATCTTCCTGCGAGCCTTCCCTTCTCGACACGCCCTTGGCCTGTCACCTCCCTTCCTTTTCCTGTCGAGTTATCCCGCAAAGGGTTCATCCATGCGTGCTTCCTCTCTATTCATGGTGGTGCTGATCGCATTCCCTGCGATCGCAGCGGCTGAAGACGCTGCGGCCGATCAGGCAGGTCAGGTCAGCTACTACCGGGACGTTCGACCAATCGTGCAAGCGAACTGTCAGGGATGCCACCAACCGGCAAAGCGGGGTGGCGACTTCCTGATGACCGATCACAAATCACTGATGACCGCTGGCGAATCTGGGTCGGCCTCGGTGGTCGCTGGCGATCCGGCGGCTAGTTACCTGGTCGATTTGATCACACCGGTCGACGGCAAAGCCGAGATGCCCAAAGGGAAGACGCCTCTTTCCGAGACCGATCGCAAGACGATCCTGAACTGGATCTTGCAAGGTGCGAAGGACGACACGTCAGAGTCCGCCAAAGTAACCTTCGATGCCGAACATCCACCGACCTACGTGCGTGCTCCCGTGCTGACCTGCGTTGCGTTCTCACCCGATGGCCAACTGCTTGCCGTATCTGGCTATCACGAAGTGCTTTTACAAAAGGCGGATGGAAGCGGAGTCGCTGGACGACTGGTTGGCATGTCCGAGCGAATCGAATCGGTTGCCTTCTCGCCGGATGGTAAGCGTCTGGCCGTGGCAGGCGGTTCGCCGGGAAGACTGGGTGAACTGCAGATGTGGGACGTTGCCGAGCGCAAACTTCTCTATTCAGTCCCCGTTTCGTACGACAACGTTTATGGTGCCAGTTGGTCCCCGGACGGCAAACTGGTGGCAATTGGCTGCGGCGACAACTCGGTCCGGGCCTTCGATGCTGAGACCGGCCAGCAATCGTTCTTCAATGGTGCTCACGAAGACTGGGCCCTCGATACGGTCTTCTCGAAAGATGGCAGCCACCTGGTTTCGGTGAGTCGAGACATGGCGGTGAAGCTGTATGAAGTGAAGACACAGCGATTCGTCGACAACGTCACCAGCATTACGCCTGGTGCCTTGAAGGGTGGCATCAATGCGGTGGCTCTTCAGCCGGGACAAGATCAGGTGTTGATCGGCGGCGCCGATGGCGTGCCGAAGATCTATCGCTTGTTCCGCGAAAAGGCTCGCAAGATTGGCGACGACTTCAACAAGATCAAAGACTTCCCAGAGATGCCAGGCCGTATCTACGACGTGGCATTCACTTCCGACGGCAGCAAAGCGGTGGTTTGCAGCAGCCTGGATGGAGCGGGCTTCATTCAGGTTCTGGATGTCAGTGAAGGAAAGAAACTGGTCGACCTGGAAGGTCCGCTGCAAGCGATCTACTCGGTAAGCATCAGCCCTGACAACAAGCAAGTCGCCTCGGTTGGTTTCTCCGGTGACGTCCTGCTGCACGACCTCGAAACGGGCAAGAAGCAGCAAACGTTTCCTGCCGTGCCGATTTCCCCGCAGACTGCGGCCGCCCACTAAATCGCCTTCAAGCATCCATCGTATGGGATTTGAAATATGTTCCTGAGAACCTCACTTGCCTGCCTTCTGCTGATCGGCATCACCGGCGTGGCCTTTGCGGATTCAGCGTCGAACACCATTCCGGCCGGCAAGCACATCGAGAAGATCTCGGCCTTCCCGGATAAGGTCTCGCTGGAAGGTCCTTTCGGCTACGCCCAGATCTTGATCACGGCCCATCTCGATACCGGCGAACAGGTCGACCTGACACGCTCGGCGAAGCGAATCGATCAGGTCGATGCCGTCTCGATCACCCCCAACGGCCTGGTCAGCGCCAAGCATGACTTTCAAGGCGAGTTGGTCTTCGAGGTTGCCGATCAACAGGTCAAGATTCCACTGGAAGTGAAGGGGACCACGGCCGAGTATCAAGCCGACTTCGTTCGCGATGTGACCCCAGCGATGAGCAAGATGGGCTGCAATCAGGGAACCTGTCACGGAGCCAAAGATGGCAAGAACGGCTTCAAGCTTTCGCTGCGTGGTTATGATCCGGTCTACGATCACCGGGCATTGGTCGACGACGTCGCCGGTCGCCGGTTCAACAGAGCCGTGCCCGAGCAAAGCCTCATGCTGCTGAAAGCGGTTGGGGGCGTTCCGCATGTGGGTGGTCAATTGACCGAGCCCGGCGAGCGTCGTTACGAGATCTTGAAGAACTGGATCGCCGGTGGTGTGCAATTGGATCTCGATGCCCCCAAGGTCGAGAAGATCGCGATCTTCCCTGAGAACCCAACCGTGCCGCTGCCAGGCATGACGCAGCAGTTTGCGATCTACGCCACGTTGACCAATGGCGAAGTCCGTGATGTGACCGCCGATGCGTTTATCTCGAGCGGCGATATTGAAATCGCCACCGCCGACGACCAAGGCGTGCTGAACCTTTTGCGTCGTGGCGAAGCCCCGGTATTGGCCCGCTTCGATGGTGCCTACGTCGCCACGACGGTTACTGTGATGGGGGACCGCACCGGGTTCGAGTGGACGCAGCAGCCTCAGTTCAACTACATCGATCAACTGGTCGACGAGAAGCTGCAACGTGTGAAAGTGCAATCGTCCGGGCTCTGCACCGACGACCAATTCGTGCGTCGCATCTACCTCGACCTGACCGGCCTTCCGCCCACCGCGGACGAAGTGCGAACGTTCCTGGAAGACGATCGCCCGTCGAAAGAGAAGCGAGACGCACTGATCGATCAATTGGTCGGCAGCGGAACCTATGTCGAATTCTGGACCAACAAGTGGTGCGATCTACTGCAGGTCAATCAAAAGTTCTTGGGCGATCCTGGCGTGCATGCTCTGCGAAACTGGGTGATGGACTCGGTCGCTGCCAACAAGCCTTACGACGAGATGGTCTACGAAATCTTGACCGCGTCTGGTTCGACGCTCGATCACCCGGCCAGTGCGTACTACAAGATCCTGCGGACGCCGGAAGACACGATGGAGAACACCACGCAGTTGTTCCTGGCAGTTCGCTTCAACTGCAACAAATGTCACGACCATCCTTTCGAGCGTTGGACCCAAAACCAGTACTACAACCTGTCAGCCTACTTCGCCCAGGTCGGTCGAAAAGAAGACAAACGCTTCGCCGGCCAGAAAATTGGTGGCTCGGCCGTGGAAGGTGCCACGCCGCTCGTCGAAGTGATCTACGACACCGGCAGCGGCGAAGTGACGCACCAGTTGACCGGCAAGGTGACTCCACCGGAGTTCCCCTACCAAAGCGATCTGGCCGACAATCAGTCGACCCGGCGTGAAGAGTTGGCCGACTGGCTGACCGATCCGTCGAACCAGTACTTCGCCTCGAGCTACGTCAATCGCATGTGGGGCTATTTGATGGGTCGCGGAATCATCGAGCCGATCGACGACATCCGCGCCGGCAACCCGCCGACGAACCCGGAACTGCTGGAAGCGTTGACGAAGAGCTTCGTCGACAGCGGCTTCGACACGCGTCATATCATGCGTGAGATCTGTAAGTCGCGGGTCTATCAGCAATCAATCGCGACCACGCGCTGGAACGAGGACGACGGCATCAACTTCTCGCATGCCGTTCCGCGGCGGCTTCCGGCGGAAGTGCTGTTCGACTCGATCCACCAGGTGACCGGTAGCAAGTACAACCTGCCACAGCTTCCCGGAGGCTTCCGAGCGGCTCAGCTGCCAGGCACCGACGTCCGGATTCCGTTCCTGGATGACTTCGGTCGACCAGCTCG
This genomic interval from Bremerella sp. JC817 contains the following:
- a CDS encoding aminotransferase class I/II-fold pyridoxal phosphate-dependent enzyme; translated protein: MQPKHEPIAVIGIGCRLPGADGPDAFWNLLIEGRDAIVEVPPDRWDVDRLYDPEPATPGKMYTRRGGFLGNVSDFDPTLFGISGREAEKMDPQQRLLLEVTWEAFENAGIPVKSLGDSATGVYVGISNSDYARLMFRGLDSLNAYSATGTSLSIAANRLSYLYNFRGPSIAVDTACSSSLVAAHLACQALEAGETDLAVAAGVNLILTPEGTITFCQARMMAPDGRCKTFDAKADGYVRGEGCGAVILKRLSDAERDGDRILAVIHGTAVNQDGLTNGLTAPNGPSQQEVLHAALADAGVEPQSIELIEAHGTGTSLGDPIEVRSLKNVLGMQRDAKQPLRLGSVKTNIGHLESAAGVAGLLKLILAVSKGKIPPHLNFETLNPYIDLSDANVEIVTQPTEWNAAPGNRLAGVSAFGFGGTNCHVIVGDYVSKPAKTVDAPQAERPRHLIPVSTQTADALPLLAERYLETLQSDAVSLADLAHSATTGRSTLEVRAAITAATKEDAIAGLNKLVEKGSKASSASEPVRRRNKVVFLFTGQGSQYVGMGRKLYDTQPVYRDAIDRCASELAKYDVPLLDVLFGEAGDETIHQTAMSQPTLFATEYALAQLWLSWGVSPSMAIGHSVGEYVAACVAGVFTLEDALKLIALRGKLMQSLPAGGAMLAVSAASDRVETLLNGLSKKVNVAAVNSPQQTVLSGAAEAIDEVATLCQNEGIRATRLTVSHAFHSQLMEPILEEFQQAVSAIAMKPASFPIAANLTGQLSKDAFTKPEYWRQHLREAVRFADGIQAIAAKGGNVFIEVGPQPVLSSLGRVSVPGKENAWLPSLRSGRDDWQILLDSVGELYQLGVAIDWKSFDAPYQFGRVELPTYPFVRSRYWAPDTMPVSSGDDFGTGVGLMPTRTSHPLLGVKIPTATDEVLFQTNLAPGFPAYLNDHQLFGNPVFPATGYVELALAAAKAQFESGLFAVEQMTVQQPLVFEQQHSKTIQVILLPEEFGYASFRILSAETSDDNDTIWKLHAAGKIAPATARPEKAELQDVFFRMEKQVEVDEFYLGAKQSGLQYGHAFQGIKRLGNGDGESLAEVALPSELQSDARNYSLHPALLDACFQTVGSLLADDLTPGTTFIPIGVQSITCFEEHSPQRVACWSKITGRKPGRMPQVEADIILANEEGEVLAEVRGLKLARLAKIDLQKRLVADVDRWYHEVQWLETHRIGKPLTVDEADESVWLVFGDGRPMTEYLVDQLRQRKQHVMEIAPGTELEFGPQDATLDPAEPSQFADLLESLKLGGNRKLRGVIYLWAQQDLSGKADESMVDHALGCQGLLHVAQALGALEDQAPRLYVVTLSGQQVFAGDKIGHPLEAATWGLAGVIANEMPKLQCTRVDVDAADRESAGRLFGEVWVPDAETEIALRGERRFSARLMPMRLADDGELTVPEQSYQLGLKKFGMLTNLELVSKPRTAPGETEVEIAVKASGLNFRDVLRALGMLQEYEKEIGILSEADVTFGFEGSGVITAVGSKVKNLKVGDEVIALSTASMTSHLLVDQNYVAKKPSNQSFDEAATIPLAFLTAHYGLVRLAKLRKGERVLIHAAAGGVGQAAVAIAQAVGAEIYATASQGKWDFLRSLGIKHIYDSRTTLFSQQVLDDTDGQGVDVVLNSLNQEFIPKSFECLSAKGRFVEIGKIGIWTAEQVAELRPKAEYFPFDLGDEERKAPGLIAEMLTELLPQFESHQLAPLPLQAYRIEDAVEAFRFMQQAKHLGKVVLQMTPPTSERPLVRGDASYLITGGTGAIGLEVTQWLVDQGAKSVVLTSRSGKANEEAAERIAQWENEGAKISVLTMDAAQSDQVAAALGYVQTELPPLAGVFHAAGVLDDATIPQQSWERFSKVLPAKVDGSWYLHQQTRELPLDYFVCFSSIAAMIGSPGQANYAAANAFMDALCAGRRAEGLTGLSINWGPWSGGGMAKGTDARRFAGIGLGMIAPPQGLLAMEELLPTRHANVGVFPVEWNKFLKQFGRNKHPRLLDELAKIHRQERTAATAVGGSLRDRLQSADEEKRASMISDYVADQAAKTLGIAASQIDRAKPLAEMGLDSLMGIELKNAIEAELDVDIPVEEFSQDTTVTSLATAVAGLIGVEGDFTASSGEASTSPAAKEKPARAIEDIPDSEFQTDQFPEVVALQDRIATFARMGMDSPYFDVHEGTTRDTAIIDGREFICFSSYNYLGSSGDPEVTAAAKAAVDTFGTSVSASRVVSGEKTIHGELERKIAEFLGVESSVCFVGGHSTNETTIGHLMSPGDLILHDELAHNSLVQGCILSGAQRRAFPHNDTAACERMLAEVRGKYRRAVIVVEGVYSMDGDYCDLPKLVEIKEKYKAMLFVDEAHSIGTMGKTGRGICEHYGIPGSRIDFLMATLSKSLGSCGGYIAGKKTMIEYLKYTAPGFVFSVGMPPSNAAAALASFKRIEKHPEVVAKCMSNSKLFLKLAKEKGLDTGLSNNTPVVPVITGNSLLALKLSRALYARGYNVQPIMYPAVEEKAARLRFFITSCHSEEQIRQTVNATAEELAKLRAEEAGS